In Nitrosococcus oceani ATCC 19707, the following proteins share a genomic window:
- the hflC gene encoding protease modulator HflC, whose amino-acid sequence MMSKSFSILAGLLALLLVIGSQSVFTVSERERALLLWLGKIERSDFEPGLHFKVPFFNSVRKFDGRILTLDAETERYLTVEKKNVLVDSFMMWRIGDVAQYYRSMGGDESRAALRLSQIIRADLRSEFGRRTVQEVISGERSLIMEQMQRRANKEAEAFGITIADVRIKRVDLPKDVSSSVYARMEAERERVAKELRSQGAETAERIRSEADRQRTIILANAQKEAENIRGAGDAIATDIYAETFDQDPEFYALYRSLAAYQKVFSQESLLLLEPKGEFFRFFNPKLGLEEAESNSGLATPEPE is encoded by the coding sequence ATGATGAGTAAAAGCTTTAGTATTTTAGCCGGTCTCCTGGCGCTCTTGCTTGTTATTGGGTCACAAAGTGTTTTTACTGTCAGTGAGCGGGAACGGGCTCTCTTGCTGTGGTTGGGTAAAATTGAGCGGTCGGATTTCGAGCCTGGTCTCCATTTTAAAGTGCCATTTTTTAATTCAGTACGTAAATTTGATGGCCGGATTCTTACCCTCGACGCAGAGACTGAACGCTATCTCACCGTTGAGAAGAAAAACGTTCTGGTCGACTCTTTTATGATGTGGCGGATTGGGGATGTAGCCCAGTATTATCGCTCCATGGGCGGAGATGAGAGCCGCGCTGCCCTGCGGCTTTCTCAAATCATTCGGGCCGATCTGCGCAGTGAATTCGGGCGGCGTACGGTGCAGGAAGTAATTTCTGGCGAGCGTTCCTTGATCATGGAACAGATGCAACGGCGAGCTAACAAGGAAGCCGAAGCTTTTGGAATTACTATTGCTGATGTACGCATCAAGCGTGTTGATTTGCCCAAAGATGTGAGTAGTTCGGTTTATGCCCGTATGGAGGCTGAGCGGGAGCGGGTCGCCAAGGAGCTACGTTCACAAGGTGCTGAGACGGCTGAGCGTATACGCTCAGAGGCGGATCGACAGCGTACTATTATTTTGGCCAACGCCCAAAAAGAGGCTGAAAATATTCGAGGTGCGGGGGACGCTATAGCAACTGATATTTATGCGGAAACTTTCGACCAAGACCCAGAATTTTATGCTCTTTATCGTAGCCTAGCAGCTTATCAGAAGGTTTTTTCTCAAGAGAGCCTGTTATTGCTAGAACCAAAGGGAGAATTTTTCCGTTTTTTCAATCCTAAGCTAGGGCTTGAAGAAGCAGAATCTAACTCCGGACTTGCTACACCAGAACCGGAATGA
- a CDS encoding ATP phosphoribosyltransferase regulatory subunit: protein MPITERWLLPEGVGELLPIEAEQMERARRVLIDLFHSWGYDLVVPPLIEYLESLLTGVGTDLELQTFKLTDQLTGRLMGVRADITPQVARIAAHCIQRKGVTRLCYIGSVLHTLSQGLGGTRNPIQVGAELYGHSGTESDLEVLRLALEALDVVGVKQVHLDLGHVGIFRDLVLQANLSPEEEYGLFNILQRKARDEIDTMLRNRDVGPQLRHMFMALTSLNGGREVLDEAEQVLAGSGVEQALTTLKEVATLTDKYLPRVPMHFDLGELRGYRYHTGLVFAAYIPGRGQAVAQGGRYDDIGQVFGRAQPATGFSMDLKELVTLGSSTTTTRLGIFAPWSEAPGFEREVARLRQQGERVVYGFPDTVSNYDELGCDRELVLKAKQWQIIEIRKLGRG, encoded by the coding sequence ATGCCGATAACTGAACGTTGGCTCCTGCCTGAAGGAGTGGGCGAGCTTTTGCCTATCGAGGCGGAACAGATGGAGCGTGCGCGACGCGTACTCATCGATCTTTTCCATTCTTGGGGTTACGATCTGGTAGTGCCCCCTCTCATTGAGTATTTAGAATCTCTTCTTACGGGCGTGGGGACTGATTTAGAGTTGCAGACTTTTAAGCTTACGGATCAACTCACAGGCCGATTAATGGGGGTACGCGCCGATATTACCCCCCAAGTGGCTCGAATAGCAGCCCATTGTATTCAACGAAAGGGTGTTACCCGATTATGCTATATAGGCAGTGTGCTGCATACCTTATCGCAGGGGCTGGGGGGGACACGTAATCCAATCCAGGTGGGAGCTGAGCTCTACGGGCATAGCGGAACCGAAAGCGATCTGGAAGTCTTGCGGTTAGCCTTAGAGGCGCTAGACGTCGTAGGGGTTAAACAAGTTCATTTAGATCTAGGTCATGTAGGAATATTCCGCGATCTTGTATTGCAAGCGAACTTGTCGCCTGAGGAAGAATATGGTTTGTTTAATATTTTGCAGCGTAAGGCTCGAGATGAGATTGATACGATGCTGCGGAATAGAGATGTGGGCCCACAGCTTCGCCATATGTTTATGGCCTTAACGAGTCTTAATGGGGGCCGTGAGGTGCTTGACGAAGCGGAACAGGTTTTAGCAGGAAGCGGAGTGGAGCAAGCGTTAACAACCCTCAAGGAAGTGGCGACCCTGACTGATAAATATTTACCTCGTGTACCTATGCATTTCGATTTAGGTGAATTGAGAGGTTATCGCTACCATACGGGTCTTGTTTTTGCTGCCTATATTCCTGGTCGTGGACAGGCTGTTGCGCAGGGGGGGCGTTATGATGATATTGGGCAGGTATTTGGCCGGGCCCAGCCGGCAACGGGTTTTAGTATGGATTTAAAGGAATTAGTGACTCTTGGTAGTAGTACTACGACTACCCGCTTAGGAATTTTTGCTCCTTGGTCGGAGGCTCCCGGTTTTGAACGAGAGGTAGCCCGCTTACGCCAACAGGGGGAGCGCGTTGTCTATGGGTTTCCCGATACCGTTAGTAATTACGATGAATTGGGATGTGATCGGGAATTAGTGTTGAAGGCAAAGCAATGGCAAATTATAGAAATAAGGAAGTTGGGGCGTGGCTAA
- the hflK gene encoding FtsH protease activity modulator HflK — protein MAWNEPNGNKDKDPWNKEGDQWGKDGDRQGPPDLDEVIRNLKAKLSGLFGGKGGGGPGGGRPTLGRGGSILGLALLVLVLAVAWGLSGIYIVAPAERGVVLRFGEYVATTEPGPHWHIPYPIEKVELVDVAQIRSYEIGYRSTGRGQAGSPVPTEALMLTQDENIVDVRIAVQYRVKDAANYLFNVRNADTNLRQVVESALREAVGKSKMDFVLTEGRSDIVLRTEELAQQVLDQYHAGLIITSVNMQDAQPPEQVQAAFADAIKAREDQQRLRNEAEAYANDIIPRARGAAFRKVQEAEAYKSEVVALAGGETARFEQVLKEYLDAPEITEKRLYLETMETVMERSRKVLVDVPEGTNVFYLPLDRMVNEGNPKEQRLISLDRLSSFNSETSASEEQRRQNSNDDSRSRRGR, from the coding sequence ATGGCTTGGAATGAGCCGAACGGGAACAAAGATAAAGATCCTTGGAATAAAGAAGGGGATCAATGGGGCAAAGACGGCGACCGGCAAGGTCCTCCGGATCTTGATGAAGTTATCCGCAATCTAAAAGCCAAGCTTAGTGGGTTATTCGGTGGTAAGGGAGGTGGAGGCCCCGGTGGTGGCCGCCCAACTTTAGGCCGAGGGGGGAGCATTCTAGGATTAGCTCTATTAGTGCTAGTCCTTGCTGTAGCTTGGGGACTGTCGGGTATCTATATTGTTGCTCCTGCTGAGCGTGGAGTGGTATTGCGATTTGGCGAATACGTTGCTACTACTGAGCCAGGACCTCACTGGCACATTCCTTATCCTATTGAGAAGGTAGAGCTGGTTGATGTGGCGCAAATTCGAAGCTACGAGATTGGCTACCGTTCTACGGGTAGAGGACAAGCCGGGTCACCAGTGCCAACCGAGGCGCTGATGCTCACCCAAGACGAAAATATCGTAGATGTTCGGATTGCAGTCCAATATCGAGTTAAAGATGCGGCTAATTATTTATTTAATGTGCGTAATGCGGATACTAACCTACGCCAAGTGGTCGAAAGCGCCCTTCGGGAGGCTGTGGGTAAAAGTAAAATGGATTTTGTTTTGACCGAAGGGCGCAGTGATATCGTGCTTCGTACAGAGGAATTAGCGCAGCAGGTTTTGGATCAATACCATGCAGGGCTGATTATCACCAGTGTCAACATGCAAGATGCTCAACCGCCAGAACAAGTGCAGGCGGCCTTTGCGGATGCCATTAAGGCGCGGGAAGATCAGCAACGACTAAGAAACGAGGCCGAGGCGTACGCCAATGATATTATCCCTAGAGCACGTGGTGCCGCTTTCCGTAAGGTCCAGGAGGCGGAAGCTTATAAAAGCGAAGTTGTTGCCCTTGCGGGAGGTGAGACAGCCCGCTTTGAGCAGGTGTTGAAAGAATACCTAGATGCGCCGGAAATTACTGAAAAACGGCTTTATTTGGAAACCATGGAAACGGTAATGGAGCGCAGCCGCAAAGTTTTGGTGGACGTACCTGAGGGCACTAATGTCTTTTATCTTCCTCTGGACCGTATGGTAAACGAGGGAAATCCTAAGGAGCAGCGTCTTATTTCTCTTGATCGGTTATCTTCTTTTAACAGTGAAACCTCGGCCAGTGAGGAGCAGAGACGCCAGAATAGCAATGATGATAGCCGGAGTCGGAGGGGACGATGA
- a CDS encoding RT0821/Lpp0805 family surface protein, producing MEIRPLAVVIAFSMFFGGCAGNIGNTGGKETIGTALGAAGGGLLGAQFGSGSGQLAATAAGTLLGALVGSKIGRTMDEVDRMKARQAMEHASYAPIGETITWNNPRSGHRGSVTPVRDGVSSSGNYCREFQQTVTIDGKSERLYGTACQQPDGRWKLL from the coding sequence ATGGAAATTAGACCCCTCGCCGTCGTGATCGCCTTCAGCATGTTCTTTGGAGGCTGTGCCGGTAATATAGGGAATACAGGAGGAAAAGAGACGATTGGCACGGCCCTTGGTGCCGCAGGCGGAGGTCTTTTAGGAGCGCAGTTTGGTTCAGGAAGTGGACAATTAGCGGCTACTGCCGCGGGCACCCTATTGGGTGCCCTGGTTGGTAGCAAGATTGGTCGCACCATGGATGAAGTTGACCGAATGAAAGCCCGTCAAGCTATGGAGCATGCCTCCTACGCTCCCATTGGGGAAACGATTACCTGGAATAACCCACGTAGTGGGCACCGAGGTTCAGTCACACCGGTGCGGGATGGCGTTTCCTCCTCTGGCAATTATTGCCGAGAATTCCAGCAGACGGTTACTATTGATGGCAAGAGTGAACGGCTCTATGGAACAGCCTGCCAACAACCGGATGGAAGATGGAAATTGCTTTAA
- a CDS encoding adenylosuccinate synthase, which translates to MAKNVVVVGCQWGDEGKGKLVDLLTDRVGAVVRFQGGHNAGHTLVIKGKKTILHLVPSGILRNNVLCVIGNGVVLSPSALMEEIRMLEQEGVPAQERLKISPACPLVLPYHVALDQARETARGERAIGTTGRGIGPAYEDKVARRTLRVGDLSDENRFAANLAEIMDYHNFILRDYYQAEVVSYEQVLEQALEFKAKFSHLVTDVPMLLAKLRREGKNILFEGAQGAFLDIDHGTYPFVTSSNTTAGSAATGSGVGPHDLDCVVGITKAYATRVGHGPFPTELEDDTGAHLAQRGQEFGATTHRPRRCGWLDLVALRRAAIINSISSLCITKLDVLDGLKRLCLCVAYHYNEEQCSEMPLDSDALVRCKPIYMELLGWQESTVGITEYEQLPLAARLYLEKIEELSGVPIDIISTGADREQTIILRDPYGI; encoded by the coding sequence GTGGCTAAAAACGTCGTGGTGGTAGGTTGCCAGTGGGGCGATGAAGGCAAGGGAAAACTAGTCGATCTTCTAACCGATCGGGTTGGGGCAGTAGTCCGTTTTCAGGGTGGCCACAACGCGGGCCATACCTTAGTTATCAAAGGCAAGAAGACCATTCTACATCTTGTTCCTTCTGGTATATTGCGGAATAACGTATTATGTGTGATTGGTAATGGAGTTGTGCTCTCTCCTAGTGCTTTAATGGAAGAGATTAGGATGCTTGAGCAAGAGGGTGTGCCCGCCCAAGAACGCTTGAAGATTAGCCCCGCCTGTCCCCTTGTTTTACCGTACCATGTTGCTCTTGATCAAGCCAGGGAAACTGCTCGTGGTGAGAGGGCTATTGGGACCACTGGGCGCGGCATTGGCCCAGCTTACGAAGATAAAGTCGCGCGCCGCACCCTGCGGGTAGGTGATTTATCCGATGAAAATAGATTTGCAGCCAATCTGGCCGAAATTATGGACTATCATAATTTCATCCTACGGGACTATTATCAGGCTGAGGTTGTTAGTTATGAGCAGGTGCTAGAACAAGCCTTAGAATTTAAGGCAAAATTTAGCCATTTAGTTACCGATGTGCCAATGTTGCTCGCAAAACTTCGGCGAGAGGGTAAGAATATTTTGTTTGAAGGGGCTCAAGGGGCCTTTTTGGATATTGATCACGGTACTTATCCTTTTGTCACTTCTTCCAATACTACTGCTGGCAGTGCGGCCACGGGAAGCGGTGTAGGACCCCACGATCTGGACTGCGTTGTTGGAATCACCAAGGCCTATGCGACACGGGTTGGTCACGGTCCTTTCCCTACGGAGCTGGAGGATGATACGGGTGCTCATTTAGCTCAGCGGGGACAGGAATTTGGCGCTACTACCCATCGCCCTCGGCGTTGCGGTTGGTTGGATTTAGTGGCGCTACGGCGAGCCGCTATTATTAATAGCATTTCTAGTCTTTGCATCACTAAGCTGGATGTACTTGATGGTCTAAAGCGTTTATGTCTCTGCGTAGCCTATCATTATAATGAGGAACAATGTTCTGAAATGCCGCTTGATAGCGACGCCCTTGTTCGCTGTAAGCCTATCTATATGGAATTATTGGGCTGGCAAGAATCGACGGTTGGAATAACCGAATATGAGCAGTTACCGTTAGCCGCCCGTCTCTATCTTGAAAAGATAGAAGAGCTATCCGGCGTTCCTATTGATATTATCTCAACAGGAGCAGATCGAGAACAAACTATAATTTTGCGGGATCCCTACGGAATTTAG